AGTGGGGGCATCGGCGCGGGGTGAGGAACGAGCGAAACGGGTTTCCGCGCATCCCGCGAGCTGGAATGGTTTGGGCCATTGGGCCCGAATGACTTTGAACCGGCTCCTGCCGGATTACGCCGAACGACTTTTAATAACGTGTGGCATCATGGTTTCCGAAAGATCGACTTTCGGGCTGATGCTCTTGTGCGGCGGAGCCACAGCGTCCGGGTTGCGAATGCCTATTGACTCCGGATGGAGAGGTGCGCCTCTTCGGCAGCCTTGATAAATGCCCTGCGGGCCTTCTCGGTCTTGACCTTGCCCTCGAGGGCCTGCAGGCAGACCCGTTTTGCGGCGGCAAGGGCACGCCCATCCTGATGGGGCCAACGCAGCATCAGGCACTCGACGGCCTCGCGCGTGCTCTTCACGTCGCGGTATTTGCCTGCGTCACCGAGTTCCAACTGGACACTCCTGTCCCACCAGAAACTGTGCATGGCGTGTTGCCTCACAGGGTTGTTATCGTTGGAATTCAAACCCTTTGGGGGCGGCTTTGGTTCCATCCGTAACATGTGAACCGTGCGATATTATCGCGCAATTGCCGCTTCTGCGCACGCCCTATGAGACGGCGCAGTAGTGTGCCGGTCACGTGCCCACCTCTTGACGAGACGCTTGCCGCTGCTAAGTAAGAAACGATCCCGCCTTTTAGACATCGAACCGCGGGACGAACATTGGTGCCGGGCCCCTCTGGCGAGAGTTTTACGGCGCTCTCGTGATGTCGGTACCGCCAGCAAATGAGCCGGCGGATTAGCTACCATGAAAACTCAACTCATGCCCAACGCATGCGCCTGTTCGGCTGTGCGCTTTTTCCCTACTGAAGATCTCTCGTTTGCAATCGCCAAGGCGCATCGTGCCGGGGAGGGTCGTCCATGATCCAGTCCCGTTCGCACACGACCAGCCTCGGCTATTTCAAGTGGGCCTTTATCGTGACGGGCCTCGGTCTGCTGCTTGGCGTCTGGCTCGGCTGGCAGTCGACCGGTACTTTCAGCGGCACCATGACCGTCTTCTTCATCTGCGCGGTGCTCGCTGTTCTTGAAATTTCGCTCTCCTTTGACAACGCCATCGTCAACGCCAACAAGCTCAAGGACATGACGCCGGTCTGGCAGCACCGGTTCCTGACCTGGGGCATCATCATTGCCGTCTTCGGCATGCGTATCGTCTTTCCGCTGCTGATCGTC
The genomic region above belongs to Sinorhizobium mexicanum and contains:
- a CDS encoding DUF982 domain-containing protein; this encodes MHSFWWDRSVQLELGDAGKYRDVKSTREAVECLMLRWPHQDGRALAAAKRVCLQALEGKVKTEKARRAFIKAAEEAHLSIRSQ